One window of Triticum dicoccoides isolate Atlit2015 ecotype Zavitan chromosome 5A, WEW_v2.0, whole genome shotgun sequence genomic DNA carries:
- the LOC119298485 gene encoding LOB domain-containing protein 42-like — translation MRASCNGCRALRKGCADDCTIRPCLTWIRGADAQANATVFLAKFYGRAGLLNLLAAGTDPALRPALFRSLLYEACGRVANPVYGATGLFTTGQWEACQDAVQAVFEGRRIPVPSGDFRHPGFVAAFDVRRHVPRPNVVPAPANAAGPLGVSHAGRTMFKRASSSSTAKSKSPSGAKRDGDLDRVPSHGESAGSHDHVEDDGVAVAVAAKQVRGESGDTEAEAASHVSQAERNPPVLPQVARDDDEIGLELTLGFGPSTRVMRSPPARSDAASSSGAECGHIGLLLDLPV, via the coding sequence ATGCGGGCGAGCTGCAACGGCTGCCGGGCCCTGCGCAAGGGCTGCGCCGACGACTGCACCATCCGCCCCTGCCTGACCTGGATCCGGGGCGCCGACGCGCAGGCCAACGCCACCGTCTTCCTCGCCAAGTTCTACGGCCGCGCCGGGCTGCTCAACCTCCTCGCCGCCGGCACCGACCCCGCCCTCCGCCCGGCGCTCTTCCGCTCGCTGCTCTACGAGGCGTGCGGCCGGGTGGCCAACCCCGTCTACGGCGCCACCGGGCTCTTCACGACGGGCCAGTGGGAGGCGTGCCAGGACGCCGTCCAGGCCGTCTTCGAGGGCCGCCGCATCCCCGTCCCGTCCGGGGACTTCAGGCATCCCGGCTTCGTGGCGGCCTTCGACGTCCGCCGCCATGTCCCCAGGCCCAATGTCGTCCCTGCGCCTGCAaacgccgccggcccgctcggcgtgTCGCACGCTGGGCGCACCATGTTCAAGCGCGCGTCCTCCTCTTCGACGGCCAAATCCAAGAGCCCCTCCGGCGCCAAGCGCGACGGTGACCTCGACCGCGTGCCGAGCCACGGCGAATCGGCCGGCAGCCACGACCACGTCGAAGACGACGGCGTGGCGGTGGCAGTGGCAGCCAAGCAGGTGAGGGGAGAGTCCGGGGACACCGAGGCTGAGGCGGCCTCGCACGTCAGCCAGGCAGAGCGGAACCCCCCAGTGCTGCCGCAGGTGGCCCGCGACGACGACGAAATTGGGCTGGAGCTGACGCTCGGGTTCGGGCCGTCAACGCGCGTGATGAGGTCGCCGCCGGCGCGCTCCGACGCGGCCAGCAGCTCGGGCGCCGAGTGCGGCCACATCGGCCTGCTGCTTGACCTGCCGGTGTGA